A stretch of Oryza brachyantha chromosome 4, ObraRS2, whole genome shotgun sequence DNA encodes these proteins:
- the LOC102716774 gene encoding uncharacterized protein LOC102716774 — MTRSCVLIALLLAVAMGTKLSLADRESRGGGGIPATLGRELREFISKASDFLGAARRAGADGWHTADAGVVRASVRSTSRRRRARKSAANCIPADMCRKKKVLCGKRCYRSSSSSSLSHVPTTKCVVKCKKCVPTC; from the coding sequence ATGACGAGATCTTGCGTCCTGATAGCGCTTCTGCTCGCTGTTGCCATGGGTACCAAGCTCTCGCTCGCCGACCGCGAgagccgcggcggtggcggcatcCCTGCCACCCTCGGCCGCGAGCTCCGGGAGTTCATCTCCAAGGCCAGCGACttcctcggcgcggcgcgccggGCGGGAGCGGATGGATGGCacaccgccgacgccggcgtggTCAGGGCGTCCGTGAGGAGcacgtcgaggcggaggcgggcgaGGAAGTCCGCCGCGAACTGCATCCCCGCCGACATGTGCCGCAAGAAGAAGGTGCTCTGCGGCAAGAGGTGCTACAGGTCGAGCTCCAGTAGCAGCCTCAGCCACGTCCCGACCACCAAATGCGTTGTCAAGTGCAAGAAATGCGTGCCCACCTGCTAG
- the LOC102717335 gene encoding ABC transporter G family member 11-like: protein MRAGGGGDTRRTAAGQAMVELQANASSAGGAMVVGLSPLSETLWRDSKAMPGAAAALIGDVSARLTWKDLSVTVALGPGKTQTVLDELTGYAEPGSLTALMGPSGSGKSTLLDALAGRLAANAFLSGNVLLNGRKAKLSFGAAAYVTQDDNLIGTLTVRETIGYSAMLRLPDKMPREDKRALVEGTIVEMGLQDCADTVIGNWHLRGVSGGEKRRVSIALELLMRPRLLFLDEPTSGLDSSSAFFVTQTLRGLARDGRTVIASIHQPSSEVFELFDMLFLLSSGKTVYFGQASQACEFFAQVGFPCPPLRNPSDHFLRCVNSDFDKVKATLKGSMKARIERSDDPLDKMTTSEAIRKLVASYSRSQYYYAARERVNDISRLKGTVLDSGGSQASFLMQACTLTKRSFINMSRDFGYYWLRLLIYLLVTVCIGTIYFDVGTKYTSILARAACTAFVFGFVTFMSIGGFPSFVEEMKVFQRERLNGHYGVAAFVISNTISALPFLVLICFLSGTICYFMVRLHPGFSHYIFFVLNLYASVTVVESLMMAIASVIPNFLMGIIIGAGIQGIFMLVSGYFRLPYDIPKPVWRYPMQYISFHYWALQGQCQNDMDGLVFDNQYPDQPKIPGDFILKYIFQINVHRSKWIDLSVIFSMIFIYRILFFLMIKVNEDALPWIRGYIARKRLQKKEPPVGKTPSLRGYVVDPELGPNES, encoded by the exons ATgagagcaggaggaggaggggacacgaggaggacggcggccgggCAGGCCATGGTGGAGCTGCAGGCCAACGCgtcgtcggccggcggcgcgatgGTGGTGGGGCTCAGCCCGCTCAGCGAGACGCTGTGGCGGGACAGCAAGGCGATgcccggggcggcggcggcgctcatcGGCGACGTGTCGGCGAGGCTGACGTGGAAGGACCTGTCGGTCACCGTGGCGCTCGGCCCTGGCAAGACGCAGACCGTCCTCGACGAGCTCACCGGGTACGCCGAGCCAGGCTCGCTCACGGCGCTCATGGGGCCCTCCGGCTCCGGCAAGTCCACCCTCCtcgacgccctcgccggccgcctcgccgccaacGCTTTCCTCTCAGGCAACGTTCTCCTCAACGGACGCAAGGCCAAGCTCTCCTTCGGCGCCGCG GCGTACGTGACGCAGGACGACAACCTGATCGGGACGCTGACGGTGAGGGAGACGATCGGGTACTCGGCGATGCTGCGGCTGCCGGACAAGATGCCGCGCGAGGACAAGCGCGCGCTGGTGGAAGGCACCATCGTGGAGATGGGACTGCAGGACTGCGCCGACACCGTCATCGGCAACTGGCACCTCCGCGGcgtcagcggcggcgagaagCGCCGCGTCAGCATCGCCCTCGAGCTCCTCATGCGCCCgcgcctcctcttcctcgacGAGCCCACCAGCGGCCTCGACAG CTCGTCGGCGTTCTTCGTGACGCAGACGCTCCGGGGCCTGGCCAGGGACGGAAGGACGGTGATCGCTTCCATCCACCAGCCCAGCAGCGAGGTGTTCGAGCTCTTCGACATGCTCTTCCTCCTTTCCAGCGGCAAGACCGTATACTTCGGCCAGGCGTCGCAAGCATGCGAG TTCTTTGCCCAGGTCGGCTTCCCTTGCCCGCCACTCAGAAATCCATCAGATCATTTCCTGAGGTGCGTCAACTCCGATTTCGATAAGGTGAAGGCCACCCTGAAGGGTTCCATGAAGGCAAGG ATTGAGAGGTCGGACGATCCTCTGGACAAGATGACCACATCTGAAGCCATCAGAAAGTTGGTTGCATCCTACAGCAGGTCCCAGTACTACTACGCTGCCAGGGAGAGAGTTAATGACATCTCACGACTC AAAGGAACTGTGCTGGATTCAGGAGGGAGCCAGGCCAGCTTCTTGATGCAGGCTTGCACACTGACCAAGCGCTCGTTCATCAACATGTCAAGGGACTTCGGGTATTACTGGCTGAGGCTGCTGATCTATCTCCTCGTGACCGTCTGCATTGGCACAATCTACTTTGACGTCGGCACCAAGTACACATCCATCCTG GCTAGAGCCGCCTGTACCGCATTCGTCTTCGGATTCGTCACGTTCATGTCCATTGGAGGGTTTCCTTCATTTGTTGAAGAAATGAAG GTTTTCCAAAGGGAACGCCTGAATGGTCATTACGGTGTCGCGGCGTTCGTCATCAGCAACACAATCTCGGCGCTGCCGTTCTTGGTCCTAATATGCTTCTTGTCAGGAACCATATGCTACTTCATGGTGCGCCTTCACCCGGGTTTCTCACACTACATCTTCTTCGTTCTCAATCTCTACGCCAGCGTCACCGTGGTTGAGAGCTTGATGATGGCCATTGCAAGTGTCATCCCTAACTTCCTCATGGGGATCATCATAGGAGCTGGAATTCAG GGAATATTTATGCTTGTATCTGGATACTTTAGACTTCCTTATGACATTCCAAAGCCTGTTTGGAGATACCCCATGCAGTACATCAGCTTCCATTACTGGGCACTGCAG GGTCAATGCCAGAATGACATGGACGGTCTTGTATTCGACAACCAGTATCCGGACCAACCGAAGATCCCTGGAGATTTCATTCTGAAGTACATCTTCCAGATCAACGTGCACCGGTCAAAGTGGATTGATCTATCAGTCATTTTCAGCATGATCTTCATCTACCGCATTCTGTTCTTCCTCATGATCAAGGTAAATGAGGATGCGCTACCATGGATTCGGGGGTACATCGCAAGGAAAAGGCTTCAAAAGAAGGAACCTCCGGTTGGCAAGACACCCTCCCTCAGAGGCTACGTTGTGGATCCAGAGCTTGGTCCTAACGAAAGCTAG